The Aneurinibacillus sp. REN35 genomic interval AGGTTAAATGTTCTTCAATTTTTTCTACATTTACTTGATACATCCTATTCGTCCACTCCTATTTATCGTTCTTTTTCTTTTTTCTTTTTGATGCAACAATGGTGATAACAAATGTTAAAATGAGCAGAGTAAAAATGGTTACACCCTGCATAATATTCTCCATTTCCATTTCATTCACTCCTTGCAAGAGATCCCCTATTGCCTCAGTATACCATGACTGAAAGTGTTCGGACATTGCCCTACACTTGCGGTTATCATATAATTGCCATAGAAAAAGAACGTGGTAGACTTACCGCATATAATAAACACATTCCATAGGAGGGTCAGATTATGTCACAGCATGGAGATTGGACATTTTTATATGATCATACAGAAGAAACAAAAACAAGATATGTAAGCTTCATCGGGGAGACTGCCCGTCATGATCTTGCGATTATTAAAACAAAGAATTTCTACGGGAAAAGTCTTGTGCTTAATATCCTCACCCACCGTATGGCAATCCTTGGACAGAAAGATTTAGATGAAGAGGGTTATCTAGAGGAAGCATTCAATATGACGGAGGAAGAAGCGGAAGAACTGCGGGAGTTTTTGCGTTTAAGCATTTAATTCCCTGCATAAAACTACCTGATCTGCTTGATACTACCCCTATCCTGATATGTGAAGAAGGAGGGGGTTTTTTGTTGTTTCGCAAACCACTATCCGTTAAGCGCGAAGAACAATTTAGACCGCTTAAGACAGAGGAGAGCGTGATTCATACGCGTTATCCTGAAGAGTTTCCTGAGGGTCCATATGGTACGGCAGCATTCGCCCATCCATTCCTTGGCAAAGAATCCTGGGATACGGGGGAGAAGGTGCAGTCTGCCTTCGCCTACGAATACCGTTCGCTGCATGAAGGCATTCCTCGCCAAGACCCCGGCGCTCATCCAACACATGACAATCCAGCCGAAAATGAAGATCCGATGCTCAATGAGGTAAAGACCGGAATGAGAGAAGATCAATAAGACATAGGTGCAGATTACAATTCCATGCAAAAAGGACTTGTCCGGCTGATGCGGCAAGTCCTTTTGTGTGCTATTCAGGATGAACAGGCTGCTTTTCTTTATGATCCTTCAGCTCTTTTGATTCTTTTGGTTTTCCTCTACGGGAGCGAGAACGGCGCTTATCGCGGCGCTTGCCGTCCTTATTGCGCGGAGGCTTCTCTTCCCCTTTTTCCGTCTGGGTCTGCTCGTCTTGATCCACATGCTCCGCCTCTTCCGTATCATCAATACGGGTAGCCTGCTTGACTTTCTTGAGCAAAAAATACGGGCAGCCGAAATTACAGTATTCCATAATGTATTCATCAAGAAAGCTAATGCGTGAATCAAACGGGGCTTTGCGGTTTGTATCTTCGTAAAACCCTTTCAACCGAAGCTGGCCGTATCCCCAGTCGCCCACGATATAGTCAAATTTAGTTAAGATGTCGCTGTACCGCTCTTTGAATGTTTCTTGGATAAAACCGTCTTTATTTTCCTCAATTAATTCGTAGACCTGGTCCTGGACCCGTATCACTTCAGCTGCCTCCTCTCCGGCCACCGGCTTGGTGGTTTGCGCCTCCTATTTTACCACAATTTCTTGTGCCGCACACAAATTTGCCACGAAAACTATAGTGCACCGCGGGTATTCTACACAGTAGGAGGTGTACCAATGAAAAAATTCTTATCAGTGCTTTCTGCAGTAGGTCTTGCCGTATCACTCGCTGCTTGTTCGCCAGCAGCAAATAATGCACGAACAAATGAATACCGGCCGATGAACGTCGGACCGAATAACCCGACCGGAACGGTTACGGGCTATGATAAATACCACCGCTATAACAATGCCGCCGGATATGGTACCGGTAACTATGGCACTACCGGATATACGACAGGGCCACACGCTGTTGGCGATGGTCGGTACGATACGTACCGAAACGGTGTGATCAAGGATCAGACCAACCACCGTCCCGGCGTACTCCGCGATTCCCGTGACAGAATCATGCGCACGCAGGGTATGAATGATCTAGGCATCAACCAAAACGGACAGCGGATGTATGGCACAGGCTATTCTCCATACGGAACCGGTGGAACCACCGGCACGTACGGAATGGACGGCACTGCCGGCATGTATGGCATGTACGGCTATCACGGACAGCAGCACTCCATTTATCAGCCAAAACCAGGCGGATACGGCACTTCTACACAAAGCGCCCAGCCACGCGTCGGGTATGCACACCTTAGTGACAACCAAGGTGCTGCCGGCCGCACGCACAGCGGTACGACCGTGCAAAACCGCACCATGCCAAACGGAAACACGATGCATCAGGGACAGAACATGGGTGTAGCCGGGGTTCACGTTGATCGTCAAATGCTCGCTTCCGCTGTATGCGGTGTAGCTAAACAGGTTCCCGGTATAAAGCAGGCAACCGTACTGGCAACCGATAACCAGTTGTTCGTCGGCTGTGATACATCCGGCATGACGCCTGCACAGGCGCAGAAAGCACTGGAAAAAGTGCAGAAGGGCTGCGAAAACGTATCGCCGCGCTACTACAAAGTATACTCAACAAACGATCAGAACATTATCAGCAAAGTACAAACGCATGCTACACAAATGGGGAACAAAACCGATCAGCAGTTTGAACAGATGATCGGCCACACAGCTAACAACATGCACAAGCTGTCCACAAACAGTGAATCAAACAAAGCCAGCAGCAGCAAAGCCGGAGCTCCTGCGCATCCTAAGCATAAGCACAAGTAAGAAAACAAGCCCTGCCGCGACATCGGCAGGGCTTGTTCATTGTATGGGGTTTTATTTACAGCGCTTTGGCCGCTGATTCCACCTGCTCATGCGCATGATATGAACTGCGCACCAGCGGGCCGGATTCTACATGCTTAAATCCACGCTTTATGCCTTCTTCTTTAAGCACAGCGAACTCATCTGGATGGTAGAACTTCTGCACCGCCAAATGCTTTGGAGACGGCTGTAAATATTGTCCGATTGTGAGAATGTCCACATCAACCCGACGCAGATCATCCATAGTCGCAATAATCTCTTCAGTCGTCTCGCCAACACCGATCATAATGCTCGACTTTGTTGGAATCCTTGGCTGAAACTCTTTTGATTTTGCAAGTAATGCCAGCGTTCGGTCATACTTAGCTTTTGAACGCACACGATCAGATAAACGCTCAACAGTCTCAATGTTATGGTTAAGAATATCTGGTTTTGCATCCATTACTAAGCGTAGCGCATCCCAATTGCCAAGGAAATCAGGAATTAATACCTCCACACTGCACATTGGCGTCCGTTTGCGTATCGCTTTAATGGTTTCTGCAAAAATCATGGCACCGCCATCTTTAAGGTCATCACGCGCTACCGACGTAACAACAACGTGAGCAAGTCCCATCTGCTCGGTCGCTTCAGCCACACGTTCCGGCTCAGCGAGGTCAAGCTCAGTTGGAAGCCCTGTCTTCACCGCACAAAAACGACAGGCCCTCGTACATAAATCCCCAAGGATCATAAACGTAGCCGTTCGATTCGCCCAACATTCATATATGTTTGGACAGCGCGCTTCTTCACAAACCGTATGCAGCGTCTTACCCCGCATCATTCGCTTCAGCTCTTTGAAGTTCTCACCTGTGTTCAGTTTGATTTTCAGCCATTCTGGCTTACGTTCTGCCATGAAGCGCTCATCTCCAATCTGTTGTCGTTTTACCTCTCCCCTATTGTAAAAAAGCATGGACAGTAAAGCAATTCCAAATGCTCATAAAATCATCCGGGATGCGTACACTAAGCCCAAGACTTTTCATTACGGAGGACGCTATGTGGTATAAAGCATTACTTCTTATTCTAGCCTCGATTCTGCTGTTTATCCCGCTGCCCGCAAAGGCTGGAGCAAAAGAAGCGAACACAGCGGAAGCAGCAGCACGGGAGCGGCAGATCCTGTTTGAACACATGCAGGCCATTACAGGAATCCCATGGTATTATCTGGCCGCAGTAGATCAATATGAACGCAGCATTCATAAAAGCGCAAAGAAAAAAGACGATCATACAAAAGCGCAAACCCGCAAGACCGGCATCGTATTTACCCCGGAAGCATGGGGTGGATTTCTCAATCCCAATCCCGATGATACCAATCCGACCAGCATAGCCTTTTTTGGAGGCATAGGCAAGGACGGTGACGGGGATGGAAAGGCGGAAGCCGACAATGATCTTGATATCGTCTATACGATGGCCAGCCACCTAAGTGAGTACGGCTATACAGAAGATGATATCCGTATTGCGCTGTGGAATTATTATGCACGTGATAAAAATGTGGAGATCATCTCTGAACTTGCCAGTCTATACAGGCATCATAACACACTTTACCTGGTGGGAAGTGCATTCCCTGTTCCGCTTACCTATAGCTACAGCTATCGCAGTACATGGGGAGATCCGCGCGGCTGGGGCGGACGCCGCATTCATGAAGGAACCGACATTTTTGCAGGATATGGGACACCTGTTCGTGCCACCAAACACGGTGTAATCGAGACAATGGGCTGGAATCCGTACGGCGGCTGGCGGATCGGCATTCGGGATATTGATTCCCTCTATCACTACTATGCACACCTTAACGGCTTCAACAAAAAGTTTAAGGCAGGCGATATTGTACGCCCCGGCGATGTGATCGGCTATGTCGGCAGTTCAGGATACGGAAAACCCGGAACCTCAGGCAAGTTCCCTCCTCATCTGCATTACGGCGTGTATCGTGATAATGGCAGAACGGAATACTCCTATGATCCGTATCCGTTATTAAAGCGCTGGGAGCGGGATGAATATAATGCAAAGAGGAAACGAAAATAATGGGAGACGAGGAGATTTCATGCGTATCGCACCGCGTTTCTCGCTGCGCTCCCTTCTCTCCCTGCTGCTTGTTCTCTCCTGTCTGTCTGCTCCCTCATACGGACATGCTTTGGAGGATGAGGTTCATATTGTCATCAATAAAACAACCAATCGCTTAACTATTTTTGTAAATGATACGCCCGTTTACGTCTTTCCTGTAGCCACCGGCAAAAATAAGCATCTGACTCCAGAGGGTGAGTTTTTGGTGATTACACAGGTAGAAAACCCGTGGTATGTGCCGAAGAATGTACCCGGGGGCAGTCCCCAAAATCCGCTAGGTACACGCTGGCTTGGCCTTAATGTGCCGGGAACCGGAGGCTATAAATATGGCATCCACGGCACAAACAATCCAGCAAGCATCGGACATCACGTAAGTCAGGGCTGTATCCGTATGCGCAATAAAGATATCGAATGGATGTACCGCAATATTCCACTCGGAACAAGAGTGGTTATTACGAGCAATACAAATAAGGCTAGAGAAAAAAACAAATCTGCCCCGTAAAAAACAGGGCAGATCCTTTTTATGTTTTCCGGCAATAATAGACGAATGCGGGCAGAAAATTCAGCGGCACATATCTAATGGTCATCTCATCAAATGTAGCACGCAAATATTTACGCATCTGAAGTGAAAATTGAAACATAATGAAATACCCACCCGGTTTCAAGGACTGATATACCATGCTCATTAAAGCTTCATTTTGTTCCTTAGAAAACCAGGACACGGGAAGTGCTGAAATGATGCAGTCCATTTGCATAATCTTATGTTTTTGCATCATTTCGAGAAGCGAGAAAGCATCTGCGTATATAGGTGTAGCTGGAAATTCTTCTTGTAGGTGCTGCTTAAGACTTTCCTCATTCTCAAATACGAGAAGCGATTCAATGGATGGACATTGATTCACAAGCGCACGGGTTAGCACTCCGGTACCAGCCCCTAACTCTGCTACCGTTGCTGGCTGTATCCGATTTACATGCTGCGCAATATGCTTGACCAGAAACGGAGAGCTTGGGATTAAACTGGCTACCTGGAGCGGAGAGCGAAAAAAGCTTTTCAAAAAAAGAACTTTATCCATAACTGTTTCTCATCCTTTTATCCAATGAATTATTATTAGCATTATGTATGCGCTGCTGCATTATACGCTACTTTTCTTTACCCCTTGCTCCGAAATAACCAAACATAGCCCTACCTTATCGTTTTAACGTGCGATCAATCAGCCTCTTCCATATGTTCCAAGGAAGATAACGCCTTATCCGAATCATTGTCCACACGCCTCTTCCAATCGGATAGCGCAGCGCAGGACGCTTGACTGTAGCTGCATGGACAATAAGCTCAGCCACTTCCTTCGGATCTCCATACTTAGACATTCCCGCTGTTAGATGTTCATCTATGGCTTGCAGCAGGGAGGCGTATGGTGAGTCTATACTTTTTGATTGAGCTGCAATCCGTTTTCCTGTTGACCAGATCGTAGTCGCATACGATCCCGGCTCAATTAACACAACATCAATACCGAAGCGGCTTACTTCTAAGCCTAAGCTCTCGCTGTATCCTTCCACCGCAAACTTAGAGGCCACATAAGGGGCAAGCCCTGGAAATCCCATCCGGCCACTAATGCTGCTCATATTGATAATTCTTCCGCTCATTCTCTTACGCATCAGCGGAAGTACAGCCTGAGTAACACGTATGACACCGAAAAAATTCGTCTCAAACTGCACGCGCCACTCTTCCATACTAATCTCCTCTGCAAAACCGCCCAGCGCAAAACCGGCATTGTTCACCAATACATCCACCCGGCCTATAGATTGCAGAAAGGCTTCTAAGCGTATAATGGATGCTTCCGAAGCTACGTCTAAAGAATAAACATATAGCCTGTTCTCGACTCCTTGCTCACGCGCTAAAGCAAGCACAGCATCCTGCTTTTTTGTATCACGCATGCTGGCGATAACACAAAATCCCGCCTTCGCAAGCTCCACCGAACATAGCAGGCCAAATCCGGCCGATGATCCCGTCACGAGGGCAACCGGATCATTCTCCTGATTAAAGGATTTCATATACATCCGTATACTTTTTCTCCAAATACGAAGTTAAATAATTCGCGTTAATTCCTTCCCCTGTGGCACGCAAAATGATTTCAGAAGGCGCAAGCAGCTTACCATGACAGTGCACATGCTCTCTCATCCACCCTGTAATCACCGCAAATTCACCCTGCCGTACAGCGTCCTGGTAATTCGGGATGGAGCGTGCTAATGCCGCTTCAAGCTGTGCAGCATACATATTACCGAGCGAATAGGTAGGGAAGTAACCAAAGTCGCCGCCGGACCAGTGGACATCCTGCAGTACACCTCTTGCATCATCGGGCGGTACAAGTCCTAGATATTCCTCCATCTTCTCCGCCCATGCACCCGGCAGATCAGCCACCTGCAAATCTCCCATAATAAGCGCCTTTTCCAATTCATAACGCAGCATAATATGCAGATTGTAAGTCAGCTCATCCGCCTCAATTCGAATCAATGACGGTTGTACTTGATTGAAGGCACGGTAGAGATCGCGCACAGAAGCACCAGATAGCTGCTCTGTAAATGCACCCGATACATCCGAACAAAAATAGCTCCAGAACGCCTCACTGCGTCCGATCATATTCTCGAAAAAACGGGATTGGGATTCATGGATGCCCATCGAAGCGCCTTCCGCAAGCAACGTTCCCGTTAGTTCCTTAGCAATATTCTGCTCATATATTGCATGTCCGGCTTCATGAATGGAACTGAACAGCGCCATCTCAATGTCATGCTCATAAATTTTCGTTGTAATCCGCACATCCCCCGGATTCAGTCCTGTCGCAAATGGATGCACGCTCTTATCCAACCGTCCAGCCGAAAAATCATAGCCAATTTTCTTTAGTATCTGCCGATTGAGCTGAAGCTGTTTCTCAGCAGGATACAGACCGGCTAGAAATGAAACATCCGCCGGCTTTCCGCTTTCTTGGATACGATGCAGCAGCGACACAGATTTTTGACGAAGATCCGCAAACAACGGGTCCATCATCTCCACCGTAATCCCCGGCTCATACCGGTCAACGAGCGTATTGTAACGGTGTCCCTCATAGCCCCAAATCTCGATGAATTGATTCAAATAGCCGATGATGCGTTCAAGGTACGGTCGAAACAACGAGAAATCAGACGTATGCTTTGCTTCCTCCCATACGACTTGTGCTTTGGACGTAAGAATCGTATACTCCTGAAACAGCGCAGGTGGAATGCTTTTGTTTCTCTCATATTCTTTTCGCCTCTCCCGCACCATTGCCTGTGTTATCGGGTCTAGCTGCGCATGTGCCTCCTCTTCACCCAGCCGCGCCAACAGCTCATACATCTCCTGGGCAATGCTCATCTTGAAAAACTCGGTAGACAGCATGCCTATAACTTCAGCGCGCTGTTCCTTTCCTTTTGGCGGTGCACCTGTCGCCATATCCCAGCTTAATACTGCGGCGGCCTCATGATAATCAGCCATCTTTCTAACGTATGTGTGAAATGTATGTACGGTCTCTTGTATGTTGTGAGACATGTGCAATCCTCCTTATCGTTCCTTCCTCATTACTTCTCTATTGCCTTCCCCCTCTCCTCCTATCGGATAACCTCCACAGTAAGGACATATCTAAGAAAGAAGCCGCCAACCAAAAGATTGACGGCTTCTCGCTTCTATTCTGATTGTTATATGGAGAATCGACGAATAATATCATGCAGTTCATCTGCCATACGGGAGAGCATCGCAGAAGATGATGAGATTTCCTGCATGAAGGCCATCTGCTCTTCTGTCGCTGCAAATACAGTTTGAATATCTGCCGAATTGGTATCCGTTATACGAGCAATCATATCCATTGTGGCCGCAATCTCCTGCGTACCGCCAGATACCTGCTCCACAGCAGAAGATACCGTTTCGAATTCGGCTGCCGCTTCAGCAATCGACCCTTGAATCCTTGTGAACAATTCTCCGGCTGCTCCTACGACTGCAATACCTGCGGCGACCTCCTTTGTACCCTGGTGCATAGATTGAACAGCAGCCTGCGTCTCCTGTTGAATGGCATGGATTAACATGGCGATTTGTCCTGCTGATTGCGCCGACTGCTCCGCCAGCTTGCGCACTTCATCGGCTACGACAGCAAAGCCTTTGCCATGCTCCCCGGCACGTGCCGCTTCAATCGCGGCATTGAGCGCCAACAGATTGGTCTGTGTGGAGATCGCTGTGATCACCTCGATGATCTGACCGATTTCGTTGGAACGGCTGCCAAGCCCTTTGATAATATCGGAGAGTTCATGCACCGTCTTATCAATCGCCCGCATTTGCGCTACAGCCTGCTGAAGCGCTTCGTTTCCTTCCTCGGCCATATCCTTAGTCTGCAGGGCGGCATGGTTGACGAATTGGGCATGAGTGGCCATCTCTTGCGCACCCGCTGACATTCCTGCAATGGTTCGTACGCTTTGCTCCATGCCGCTTACCTGGCGCTCTGAGCCGCCCGCCACTTCCTGCATAACGGATGTAATCTGCTCGGTCGCCTCGTTGGTTTGTTCGGCGCTTGCAGCAAGCTCTTGCGAGGAAGCAGCAAGCTGCTCCGACTTATGGTTGACCTCCCGAATAAGTACAGCAAGCGAATCGGCCATGTGATCGAAGCTTTCGCTAAGTTCGCCCAACTCATCCGTAGAATTCATATTGATGCGCTCCGTTAAATCGCCCTCGCTAATGCGATGAGCAGCCTCATTTATTCTTTTCAGCGGTACGATAATGGAACGTATAACGAAAAAGCTGCGCACTGCTCCATACAATAAAGCTACTGCCAGTACGCCAACCGTCATCCAAAAAATCGGACTCGCCTCGTCTTTTGCCTCTGAGACATTCATCGCCCCTGCAATTTTCCACCC includes:
- a CDS encoding SDR family oxidoreductase, translated to MYMKSFNQENDPVALVTGSSAGFGLLCSVELAKAGFCVIASMRDTKKQDAVLALAREQGVENRLYVYSLDVASEASIIRLEAFLQSIGRVDVLVNNAGFALGGFAEEISMEEWRVQFETNFFGVIRVTQAVLPLMRKRMSGRIINMSSISGRMGFPGLAPYVASKFAVEGYSESLGLEVSRFGIDVVLIEPGSYATTIWSTGKRIAAQSKSIDSPYASLLQAIDEHLTAGMSKYGDPKEVAELIVHAATVKRPALRYPIGRGVWTMIRIRRYLPWNIWKRLIDRTLKR
- a CDS encoding DUF3055 domain-containing protein; protein product: MSQHGDWTFLYDHTEETKTRYVSFIGETARHDLAIIKTKNFYGKSLVLNILTHRMAILGQKDLDEEGYLEEAFNMTEEEAEELREFLRLSI
- a CDS encoding L,D-transpeptidase — protein: MRIAPRFSLRSLLSLLLVLSCLSAPSYGHALEDEVHIVINKTTNRLTIFVNDTPVYVFPVATGKNKHLTPEGEFLVITQVENPWYVPKNVPGGSPQNPLGTRWLGLNVPGTGGYKYGIHGTNNPASIGHHVSQGCIRMRNKDIEWMYRNIPLGTRVVITSNTNKAREKNKSAP
- the lipA gene encoding lipoyl synthase produces the protein MLFYNRGEVKRQQIGDERFMAERKPEWLKIKLNTGENFKELKRMMRGKTLHTVCEEARCPNIYECWANRTATFMILGDLCTRACRFCAVKTGLPTELDLAEPERVAEATEQMGLAHVVVTSVARDDLKDGGAMIFAETIKAIRKRTPMCSVEVLIPDFLGNWDALRLVMDAKPDILNHNIETVERLSDRVRSKAKYDRTLALLAKSKEFQPRIPTKSSIMIGVGETTEEIIATMDDLRRVDVDILTIGQYLQPSPKHLAVQKFYHPDEFAVLKEEGIKRGFKHVESGPLVRSSYHAHEQVESAAKAL
- a CDS encoding M23 family metallopeptidase, giving the protein MWYKALLLILASILLFIPLPAKAGAKEANTAEAAARERQILFEHMQAITGIPWYYLAAVDQYERSIHKSAKKKDDHTKAQTRKTGIVFTPEAWGGFLNPNPDDTNPTSIAFFGGIGKDGDGDGKAEADNDLDIVYTMASHLSEYGYTEDDIRIALWNYYARDKNVEIISELASLYRHHNTLYLVGSAFPVPLTYSYSYRSTWGDPRGWGGRRIHEGTDIFAGYGTPVRATKHGVIETMGWNPYGGWRIGIRDIDSLYHYYAHLNGFNKKFKAGDIVRPGDVIGYVGSSGYGKPGTSGKFPPHLHYGVYRDNGRTEYSYDPYPLLKRWERDEYNAKRKRK
- a CDS encoding methyl-accepting chemotaxis protein → MKKKRKSIKSKLIMAFAVILLLPSLVIGGTSYETAKRKVEEKIIYSAKENVSVLDKFITRTIEPAIKDIEFMAATLEGPGAQVNQAEVLQKLTAFQQLHPEILHTFTALKTGQMLLIPKGDLPKGYDPRTRIWYEKAVAQKGGIAITEPYVDAESGSVVVTISALLKGGSGVVGVDLNLRALSDNVNHIKIGREGYAFIVDQTKKLVSHPLQKAGEEAQASLTAKMFASAEGEFIDTSDGVEKRLFFATNELTGWKIAGAMNVSEAKDEASPIFWMTVGVLAVALLYGAVRSFFVIRSIIVPLKRINEAAHRISEGDLTERINMNSTDELGELSESFDHMADSLAVLIREVNHKSEQLAASSQELAASAEQTNEATEQITSVMQEVAGGSERQVSGMEQSVRTIAGMSAGAQEMATHAQFVNHAALQTKDMAEEGNEALQQAVAQMRAIDKTVHELSDIIKGLGSRSNEIGQIIEVITAISTQTNLLALNAAIEAARAGEHGKGFAVVADEVRKLAEQSAQSAGQIAMLIHAIQQETQAAVQSMHQGTKEVAAGIAVVGAAGELFTRIQGSIAEAAAEFETVSSAVEQVSGGTQEIAATMDMIARITDTNSADIQTVFAATEEQMAFMQEISSSSAMLSRMADELHDIIRRFSI
- a CDS encoding carboxypeptidase M32 yields the protein MSHNIQETVHTFHTYVRKMADYHEAAAVLSWDMATGAPPKGKEQRAEVIGMLSTEFFKMSIAQEMYELLARLGEEEAHAQLDPITQAMVRERRKEYERNKSIPPALFQEYTILTSKAQVVWEEAKHTSDFSLFRPYLERIIGYLNQFIEIWGYEGHRYNTLVDRYEPGITVEMMDPLFADLRQKSVSLLHRIQESGKPADVSFLAGLYPAEKQLQLNRQILKKIGYDFSAGRLDKSVHPFATGLNPGDVRITTKIYEHDIEMALFSSIHEAGHAIYEQNIAKELTGTLLAEGASMGIHESQSRFFENMIGRSEAFWSYFCSDVSGAFTEQLSGASVRDLYRAFNQVQPSLIRIEADELTYNLHIMLRYELEKALIMGDLQVADLPGAWAEKMEEYLGLVPPDDARGVLQDVHWSGGDFGYFPTYSLGNMYAAQLEAALARSIPNYQDAVRQGEFAVITGWMREHVHCHGKLLAPSEIILRATGEGINANYLTSYLEKKYTDVYEIL
- a CDS encoding class I SAM-dependent methyltransferase — protein: MDKVLFLKSFFRSPLQVASLIPSSPFLVKHIAQHVNRIQPATVAELGAGTGVLTRALVNQCPSIESLLVFENEESLKQHLQEEFPATPIYADAFSLLEMMQKHKIMQMDCIISALPVSWFSKEQNEALMSMVYQSLKPGGYFIMFQFSLQMRKYLRATFDEMTIRYVPLNFLPAFVYYCRKT
- a CDS encoding YutD family protein translates to MIRVQDQVYELIEENKDGFIQETFKERYSDILTKFDYIVGDWGYGQLRLKGFYEDTNRKAPFDSRISFLDEYIMEYCNFGCPYFLLKKVKQATRIDDTEEAEHVDQDEQTQTEKGEEKPPRNKDGKRRDKRRSRSRRGKPKESKELKDHKEKQPVHPE
- a CDS encoding YhcN/YlaJ family sporulation lipoprotein, which codes for MKKFLSVLSAVGLAVSLAACSPAANNARTNEYRPMNVGPNNPTGTVTGYDKYHRYNNAAGYGTGNYGTTGYTTGPHAVGDGRYDTYRNGVIKDQTNHRPGVLRDSRDRIMRTQGMNDLGINQNGQRMYGTGYSPYGTGGTTGTYGMDGTAGMYGMYGYHGQQHSIYQPKPGGYGTSTQSAQPRVGYAHLSDNQGAAGRTHSGTTVQNRTMPNGNTMHQGQNMGVAGVHVDRQMLASAVCGVAKQVPGIKQATVLATDNQLFVGCDTSGMTPAQAQKALEKVQKGCENVSPRYYKVYSTNDQNIISKVQTHATQMGNKTDQQFEQMIGHTANNMHKLSTNSESNKASSSKAGAPAHPKHKHK